The nucleotide sequence GCTGGTATCTGTTACAGAAAGAACAAGAGAGATAGGAATTAGAAAAGCTTTGGGCGCCAAGGGAAGTACCATTGCCACCCAATTCTTTATGGAGACTTTAATAATTGGTCAGTTAGGAGGTATCCTAGGTATTCTTCTAGGTATCCTAATAGGACTTGGAGTTTCTGCAGTTGCAGATTTTGATTTTGTAACTCCATGGAAAGCTATGTTCTGGGCTACGGGAATCACCATTTTAGTAGCTATTCTGGCAGGAAGTTATCCAGCTAGTAAGGCGGCTAAACAGAATCCGGTAGATTCTCTACATTACGAATAATTAAGAATTCACAAAAGTATCAAAGTAACCAAAAAGCTCTCCTTTAGTAATTACTGCGCCTTGTTGAATAAGAGCAAAAATATCTTTATTCCTATCTGCATTCAATACTTTGGAAGAAGTGAAAAGGTTAACTGCGTCATCCATAATATTTTTTCGTAGCCAATTATAGCCTTCACGAGAAGTAAGATCTATTGCTTCATTTTCCACCTTAATGGCTATTAGATCCATTTCTACTTCAGTTATATTGAAAAGATATATTTGCTGCGGAGAGAAATGCTCTAAAAATTCTACTTTATCAAGAACTCCTTCCCACACCAAGTCACTAAACAGATCTAACTCTTCTTCTGCCACCTCTGGCTTATTAGTTTTTATATCTCCCCACTCTTTAGCGGTAATAGATTGTGTAGCTAAGAAGTTAATGAACTCCTGATGCATTTCTTCTAATTGCTCTTTTGTAAGTCGTGTATATTTCATAATTAAAAAAGTATAAAAATAAGAAAAGCCCACTCTATAAGAGTAGGCTTTTCAAAATAAAAAGTATTGCTTATGCTTCTGATACTACATCAAAAGTAAAGGTAGAAATTACTTCACGGTGAAAACGCAATGTAGCTTCATATTGTCCTAAACGCTTAATGTTACCACCAGCAATTGTAATATATTTTTTCTCTAATTCTACACCTTCTTTAGCAAGAGCGTCAGAAAGGTCAGCATCTGTAATAGATCCAAACATTTTATCTCCACCACCTGCTTTAGCAGTAAGTTTCAATTCCAATCCGTTAAGTTTAGCGGCTTGTTTTTTAGCTTCGTCTATATTCTTTTGTTCTTTAAAAGCACGTTGCTTTAAAGTTTCAGCTAAAACTTTTTTAGCTGAAGGAGTAGCCAATTCAGCAAATCCTTGAGGGATAAGAAAATTTCTACCGTAACCATTCTTCACAGTTACCATATCATTTTTAAATCCTAAATTTTCTACGTCTTTTCTAAGTATCAATTCCATAATTGCCTCTTTCTTATTTTAATAAATCGCCAACATAAGGCATTAATGCTAAATGACGTGCACGTTTAACCGCTACAGCCACTTTACGCTGATATTTTAGAGAAGTTCCTGTTAAACGACGAGGTAACAATTTACCTTGCTCATTTACGAAACTCAACAACCAATCTGCATCTTTGTAATCGATGTATTTAATACCAGATCTCTTAAATCTACAGTATTTTTTAGTTTTTGAGGTCTCTATGTTAAGTGGGGTAAGATATCTGATCTCCCCATCTTTTTTTCCTTTTGCTTGTTGTTCAATAGATGACATAACTACGCTTTTTCTTTGTTTCTGTTTCTTCTTTTCTCTGCCCAAGCAATTGCATGCTTATCTAAACTTACAGTTAAGTAACGCATCATACGCTCGTCTCTTCTAAATTCAATCTCTAGAGGATTAATAGCTTCTCCTGGAGCTTGGAATTCGAATAAGTGATAAAAACCACTTTTTTTGTGTTGAATTGGGTACGCTAATTTTTTAAGCCCCCAATTTTCTTTTGATACCATCTTAGCACCGTTAGAAACAAGAAAATCTTCGTATTTCTTAACTGTCTCCTTTATCTGGTCATCAGATAAAACGGGATTCAAGATGAAAACAGTTTCATAATGATTCATAAATATTGAATTTAAATTAATTTGGGTGCAAAAGTAACATCTTTTTTCCTAACTGCAAAGCCTTTTCTACTCGGTTAAGCACTATTTTGCTCGACGAAATTCATATTTATCTTGTATTAATAAGATATATTGAGTAATATTGTTACTACCTAACTCATGCTATAGTGGAAGAAATATTACTGAAATGTGCCGTAGTTGATGATTCCAGCTTGCAAAGGCTTTCCATTGTTAAGCTCATCAAAGATCATCCCAATTTGAAGTTGGTAGCTGAATATAACAACGCTATTGAAACTAAAAACGGGCTATTGGATACTGATGTTGATCTCATCTTTTTAGATATTGAAATGCCAATACTTTCTGGTTTCGATCTATTAGACGATTTACCTAACAAGCCACAAATCATATTTGTTACCGGTAAAACAAAATATGCCTTTAAAGCATTTGATTATGAT is from Gillisia sp. Hel1_33_143 and encodes:
- the rpsR gene encoding 30S ribosomal protein S18, which gives rise to MSSIEQQAKGKKDGEIRYLTPLNIETSKTKKYCRFKRSGIKYIDYKDADWLLSFVNEQGKLLPRRLTGTSLKYQRKVAVAVKRARHLALMPYVGDLLK
- the rplI gene encoding 50S ribosomal protein L9 gives rise to the protein MELILRKDVENLGFKNDMVTVKNGYGRNFLIPQGFAELATPSAKKVLAETLKQRAFKEQKNIDEAKKQAAKLNGLELKLTAKAGGGDKMFGSITDADLSDALAKEGVELEKKYITIAGGNIKRLGQYEATLRFHREVISTFTFDVVSEA
- the rpsF gene encoding 30S ribosomal protein S6, which codes for MNHYETVFILNPVLSDDQIKETVKKYEDFLVSNGAKMVSKENWGLKKLAYPIQHKKSGFYHLFEFQAPGEAINPLEIEFRRDERMMRYLTVSLDKHAIAWAEKRRNRNKEKA
- a CDS encoding DUF6495 family protein, with translation MKYTRLTKEQLEEMHQEFINFLATQSITAKEWGDIKTNKPEVAEEELDLFSDLVWEGVLDKVEFLEHFSPQQIYLFNITEVEMDLIAIKVENEAIDLTSREGYNWLRKNIMDDAVNLFTSSKVLNADRNKDIFALIQQGAVITKGELFGYFDTFVNS